In the genome of Chloracidobacterium sp., one region contains:
- a CDS encoding 4a-hydroxytetrahydrobiopterin dehydratase, producing MLLEQAELEKQLGELPAWQCRDGRLTRTLTFRNFADALTFVNQVGKLAEEADHHPDICLHDWNRVTLTLWTHDAGGLTMRDVSLAHKIDTLVG from the coding sequence ATGCTATTGGAACAGGCTGAGCTGGAGAAACAGCTTGGCGAGTTGCCAGCCTGGCAGTGTCGGGATGGTCGTTTGACGCGCACGCTGACCTTCCGCAACTTTGCCGATGCTCTGACGTTCGTCAACCAAGTCGGAAAGTTAGCGGAGGAAGCTGACCATCATCCTGACATCTGCCTACATGACTGGAACCGGGTTACATTGACACTTTGGACGCACGACGCCGGCGGCCTAACCATGCGTGACGTAAGCCTTGCCCACAAAATTGATACGCTCGTTGGCTGA